From one Paeniglutamicibacter psychrophenolicus genomic stretch:
- a CDS encoding FAD-dependent oxidoreductase, whose product MSDSAVRPLRVAIIGAGPAGVYAADILTKAEREFEVSIDLLDAYPAPYGLIRYGVAPDHPRIKGIVNALHKVLDRGDIRFLGNVTYGRDLTLRDIRNMYDAVIFATGAIKDARMEIPGIDLEGSFGAADFVSWYDGQPDVPRTWPLEAKEIAVLGNGNVALDVARVLSKHAEDLLVTEIPENVFEGLKDSPVTDVHIFGRRGPAQVKFTPLELRELSHSRDVDIVLYPEDFEFDEASDALIKSNNQVKTMVNTLTNWIVEEQDTGASRRLHLHFLHNPIEITGADGKVSGIKFERQELDGTGNVKGTGEFIDYPVQAVYRAIGYLGSELAELEFDERRGVIPNEGGRVLDTDGTHVPGLYATGWIKRGPVGLIGHTKGDALETIGNLLEDRLSLPVASHPGEDEIIKLLESRGVQYTTWDGWKKLDAHEISLGAAASPAQTSNGPVDRARVKVVEREEMVKISRG is encoded by the coding sequence GTGTCCGATTCAGCAGTACGCCCGCTCCGTGTCGCCATTATCGGGGCAGGTCCGGCCGGCGTTTATGCTGCCGACATCCTGACCAAGGCAGAGCGCGAGTTCGAGGTCAGCATCGACCTGCTTGACGCCTACCCGGCACCCTACGGGCTGATCCGCTACGGCGTCGCCCCGGACCACCCGCGCATCAAGGGCATCGTCAATGCCCTGCACAAGGTGCTTGACCGCGGCGACATCCGCTTCCTGGGCAACGTGACCTACGGCCGGGACCTGACGCTGCGCGACATCCGCAACATGTACGACGCGGTCATCTTCGCCACCGGCGCCATCAAGGACGCCCGCATGGAGATCCCGGGAATCGACCTCGAGGGGTCCTTCGGCGCGGCCGACTTCGTCTCCTGGTACGACGGCCAGCCGGACGTTCCGCGCACCTGGCCGCTGGAAGCCAAGGAAATCGCGGTGCTGGGCAACGGCAACGTGGCCCTGGACGTGGCCCGGGTGCTCTCCAAGCATGCCGAGGATCTCTTGGTCACCGAGATCCCCGAGAACGTCTTTGAGGGCCTGAAGGACTCGCCCGTCACTGACGTGCACATCTTTGGCCGCCGCGGCCCGGCCCAGGTGAAGTTCACGCCGCTGGAACTGCGCGAACTCAGCCACAGCCGCGACGTCGACATCGTGCTTTACCCGGAGGACTTCGAGTTCGACGAGGCCTCGGACGCGTTGATCAAGTCGAACAACCAGGTCAAGACGATGGTCAACACGCTGACCAACTGGATCGTGGAGGAGCAGGACACCGGCGCCTCGCGCCGCCTGCACCTGCACTTCCTGCACAACCCGATCGAGATCACCGGGGCGGACGGCAAGGTCTCCGGGATCAAGTTCGAGCGCCAGGAACTCGACGGCACCGGGAACGTCAAGGGCACCGGCGAGTTCATCGACTACCCGGTCCAGGCCGTCTACCGCGCCATCGGCTACCTCGGCTCGGAGCTGGCGGAGCTCGAATTCGACGAACGCCGCGGTGTCATCCCCAACGAGGGTGGGCGCGTGCTTGATACCGACGGCACCCATGTTCCGGGTCTCTACGCCACGGGTTGGATCAAGCGCGGCCCCGTCGGCCTGATCGGCCACACGAAGGGCGATGCCCTCGAGACCATCGGAAACCTTCTCGAGGATCGCCTCTCTTTGCCGGTGGCAAGCCACCCGGGCGAGGACGAGATCATCAAGCTGCTGGAATCCCGCGGCGTCCAGTACACGACCTGGGACGGCTGGAAGAAGCTGGACGCCCACGAGATTTCCCTGGGTGCCGCAGCCTCCCCGGCGCAGACCTCAAACGGTCCGGTGGACCGCGCCCGCGTGAAGGTTGTGGAGCGCGAGGAAATGGTCAAGATTTCCCGAGGCTAG